From the genome of Drosophila melanogaster chromosome 2L, one region includes:
- the Snx1 gene encoding sorting nexin 1, isoform A, producing the protein MEVESPEHTRDFAEVDINNGAATGSEDEEEEVPAPGSVTLDRNESDLFVSALSPSSIGDIHPLQEVLTDDGDYFISIVVSDPQKIGDGMGSYLAYKVTTKTNIPKFKRSEFSTLRRFSDFLGIHDLLVGKYMRLGRIIPPAPSKNIIGSTKVKISPQQSEPGTPMTQEWVEIRRAALERFVHRTAQHPVLRVDLDFMNFLESDQELPRSVNTSALSGAGVIRLFNKVGETVNKITYKMDENDPWFDDKITEVESLDANLQKLHNAMKSLVTSRRELSLLTGLVAKSAAMLSTCEEHTGLSRALSNLADVEEKIELLRSEQANSDFFILAEFIKDYLGLFGAIKCIFHERVKAFQNWQYAQMQLSKRRENRGRFELANRADKLDQAQQEVDEWQGKVQRCQQQFDDISAEIKREMERFELTRVKDFKVNIIKYIEDQMAHQQQIVSYWEAFAPFAREIV; encoded by the exons ATGGAGGTGGAAAGCCCGGAACACACGCGCGACTTCGCCGAGGTAGACATCAATAACGGTGCGGCCACAGGATCGGaagacgaggaggaggaggtgccAGCGCCCGGCAGCGTAACTCTGGATCGCAACGAAAGTGATCTCTTCGTGTCGGCCTTGAGTCCCAGCAGCATCGGGGATATACAC CCGCTGCAGGAAGTGCTCACCGACGACGGCGACTACTTCATCAGCATCGTGGTCTCGGATCCGCAGAAAATCGGCGATGGCATGGGCTCCTATTTGGCCTACAA GGTAACGACCAAAACGAACATTCCCAAATTCAAGCGTAGCGAGTTCAGTACTCTGCGCCGCTTCAGCGATTTCCTTGGCATCCATGATCTGCTTGTGGGCAAGTACATGCGGCTGGGCCGCATCATACCGCCGGCGCCCTCCAAGAACATCATAGGCAGCACCAAGGTGAAGATTAGCCCGCAGCAAAGCGAACCGGGCACGCCCATGACCCAGGAATGGGTGGAGATCCGCCGGGCGGCCCTCGAGCGATTCGTCCACCGTACCGCCCAGCATCCGGTGCTGCGCGTCGATCTGGATTTCATGAACTTCCTGGAGAGCGACCAGGAGCTGCCGCGTTCAGTGAATACCTCTGCGCTCAGTGGAGCCGGCGTCATCCGCCTGTTTAACAAAGTTGGCGAAACTGTGAACAAGATTACCTACAAAATGGACGAGAACGATCCGTGGTTCGACGACAAGATCACCGAGGTGGAGAGCCTGGACGCCAATCTGCAGAAGCTGCACAATGCCATGAAATCGCTGGTCACGTCGCGTCGTGAGCTGTCGCTGCTCACCGGCTTGGTGGCCAAGTCGGCGGCCATGCTGAGCACTTGCGAGGAGCACACAGGCCTCTCCAGAGCGCTGTCCAACCTGGCGGACGTGGAGGAGAAGATAGAGCTACTGCGCTCCGAGCAGGCCAATTCGGACTTCTTCATTCTGGCCGAGTTTATCAAGGATTACCTGGGCCTGTTTGGCGCCATCAAGTGCATTTTTCATGAGCGCGTCAAGGCTTTCCAGAACTGGCAGTACGCACAAATGCAGTTGTCCAAGCGGCGTGAGAACCGTGGACGCTTCGAGCTAGCCAATAGGGCGGACAAGCTGGATCAGGCCCAGCAGGAAGTGGACGAG TGGCAGGGAAAGGTTCAGCGCTGTCAGCAGCAGTTCGACGACATTTCGGCGGAAATTAAGCGTGAGATGGAGCGTTTCGAATTGACCAGAGTTAAAGACTTTAAAGTAAACATTATCAAGTATATAGAAGACCAAATGGCGCATCA
- the CG2772 gene encoding uncharacterized protein — protein MLAKVLTILAIVASAGAADDFDPFIDIPFKRLKTSAERIAEHGYPAESHFVETPDGYVLNVFRIPHSPKLNSNGNEGESEASRPVVLIMHGLFSCSDCFLLNGPEDALPYNYADAGYDVWLGNARGNIYSRNNTRLNVKHPYFWKFSWHEIGSIDLPATIDYILAETGQQSLHYVGHSQGCTSFFVMGSYRPEYNAKIKTAHMLAPPVYMGNSTEGLIVSTAPLFGHHGIGSTLLENQVLLPQNAFIQRVLDTTCSNQPIMLSYCKTLAILWGGPEIGNLNQTLLPQIAETHPAGVSSNQAIHYIQSYASNDFRLYDWGSKRNLEYYGVSEPPAYDLTKITSELYLYYGLADGSANKQDISRLPDLLPNLALLHEVPDSTWGHLDFIFATEVKRVINDLVLDYSKAYDARETNNEI, from the exons ATGCTGGCCAAAGTGCTAACTATCTTGGCCATCGTGGCTTCAGCAGGAGCTGCTGACGACTTTGATCCTTTCATAGATATACCCTTCAAACGGCTCAAGACTTCG GCGGAGCGCATTGCGGAGCACGGCTACCCGGCCGAATCGCATTTTGTTGAGACCCCGGACGGCTATGTGCTGAATGTGTTCCGCATTCCCCACTCCCCCAAGCTGAATAGCAATGGCAACGAGGGGGAGTCGGAGGCATCGCGCCCGGTGGTCCTCATCATGCACGGGCTGTTCAGCTGCTCGGATTGCTTCCTGCTCAATGGGCCGGAGGATGCGCTGCCGTACAACTACGCAGATGCCGGCTACGATGTCTGGCTAGGCAACGCCCGTGGCAACATCTATTCGAGAAACAACACCCGGCTGAACGTGAAGCATCCGTACTTCTGGAAGTTTAGCTGGCACGAGATTGGCTCCATCGATTTGCCCGCCACGATTGACTACATCCTGGCTGAGACGGGTCAACAGTCGCTGCACTACGTCGGCCATTCCCAGGGATGCACTTCCTTCTTCGTGATGGGTTCCTACCGGCCGGAGTACAATGCCAAGATCAAGACGGCGCACATGCTCGCACCGCCCGTCTACATGGGCAACTCCACAGAGGGACTCATTGTGAGCACAGCTCCGCTGTTTGGTCACCATGGCATTGGCTCCACGCTGCTGGAAAACCAGGTTTTGCTGCCCCAGAACGCGTTCATCCAGCGAGTACTGGACACCACATGCAGCAATCAGCCGATCATGCTCAGCTACTGCAAAACCTTGGCCATCCTCTGGGGAGGTCCCGAAATCGGCAACCTTAACCAG ACTCTGCTCCCGCAAATTGCCGAAACCCATCCCGCTGGAGTCTCCTCAAACCAGGCCATTCACTACATTCAGTCCTACGCCTCCAACGATTTCCGTTTGTACGATTGGGGCAGCAAGAGAAACCTGGAATACTACGGCGTGTCAGAGCCTCCGGCATATGATCTCACCAAGATCACCTCCGAGCTGTACTTATACTATGGCTTGGCTGATGGATCGGCCAATAAGCAGGACATCTCCCGTCTGCCCGATCTTCTGCCCAATTTGGCACTGCTTCACGAGGTGCCCGATTCCACATGGGGTCACTTGGACTTTATCTTCGCCACGGAGGTCAAGAGAGTGATTAACGATTTGGTTTTGGATTACAGTAAAGCCTACGATGCGCGAGAAACTAACAATGAGATTTGA
- the Snx1 gene encoding sorting nexin 1, isoform B: MEVESPEHTRDFAEVDINNGAATGSEDEEEEVPAPGSVTLDRNESDLFVSALSPSSIGDIHPLQEVLTDDGDYFISIVVSDPQKIGDGMGSYLAYKVTTKTNIPKFKRSEFSTLRRFSDFLGIHDLLVGKYMRLGRIIPPAPSKNIIGSTKVKISPQQSEPGTPMTQEWVEIRRAALERFVHRTAQHPVLRVDLDFMNFLESDQELPRSVNTSALSGAGVIRLFNKVGETVNKITYKMDENDPWFDDKITEVESLDANLQKLHNAMKSLVTSRRELSLLTGLVAKSAAMLSTCEEHTGLSRALSNLADVEEKIELLRSEQANSDFFILAEFIKDYLGLFGAIKCIFHERVKAFQNWQYAQMQLSKRRENRGRFELANRADKLDQAQQEVDEGKVQRCQQQFDDISAEIKREMERFELTRVKDFKVNIIKYIEDQMAHQQQIVSYWEAFAPFAREIV; the protein is encoded by the exons ATGGAGGTGGAAAGCCCGGAACACACGCGCGACTTCGCCGAGGTAGACATCAATAACGGTGCGGCCACAGGATCGGaagacgaggaggaggaggtgccAGCGCCCGGCAGCGTAACTCTGGATCGCAACGAAAGTGATCTCTTCGTGTCGGCCTTGAGTCCCAGCAGCATCGGGGATATACAC CCGCTGCAGGAAGTGCTCACCGACGACGGCGACTACTTCATCAGCATCGTGGTCTCGGATCCGCAGAAAATCGGCGATGGCATGGGCTCCTATTTGGCCTACAA GGTAACGACCAAAACGAACATTCCCAAATTCAAGCGTAGCGAGTTCAGTACTCTGCGCCGCTTCAGCGATTTCCTTGGCATCCATGATCTGCTTGTGGGCAAGTACATGCGGCTGGGCCGCATCATACCGCCGGCGCCCTCCAAGAACATCATAGGCAGCACCAAGGTGAAGATTAGCCCGCAGCAAAGCGAACCGGGCACGCCCATGACCCAGGAATGGGTGGAGATCCGCCGGGCGGCCCTCGAGCGATTCGTCCACCGTACCGCCCAGCATCCGGTGCTGCGCGTCGATCTGGATTTCATGAACTTCCTGGAGAGCGACCAGGAGCTGCCGCGTTCAGTGAATACCTCTGCGCTCAGTGGAGCCGGCGTCATCCGCCTGTTTAACAAAGTTGGCGAAACTGTGAACAAGATTACCTACAAAATGGACGAGAACGATCCGTGGTTCGACGACAAGATCACCGAGGTGGAGAGCCTGGACGCCAATCTGCAGAAGCTGCACAATGCCATGAAATCGCTGGTCACGTCGCGTCGTGAGCTGTCGCTGCTCACCGGCTTGGTGGCCAAGTCGGCGGCCATGCTGAGCACTTGCGAGGAGCACACAGGCCTCTCCAGAGCGCTGTCCAACCTGGCGGACGTGGAGGAGAAGATAGAGCTACTGCGCTCCGAGCAGGCCAATTCGGACTTCTTCATTCTGGCCGAGTTTATCAAGGATTACCTGGGCCTGTTTGGCGCCATCAAGTGCATTTTTCATGAGCGCGTCAAGGCTTTCCAGAACTGGCAGTACGCACAAATGCAGTTGTCCAAGCGGCGTGAGAACCGTGGACGCTTCGAGCTAGCCAATAGGGCGGACAAGCTGGATCAGGCCCAGCAGGAAGTGGACGAG GGAAAGGTTCAGCGCTGTCAGCAGCAGTTCGACGACATTTCGGCGGAAATTAAGCGTGAGATGGAGCGTTTCGAATTGACCAGAGTTAAAGACTTTAAAGTAAACATTATCAAGTATATAGAAGACCAAATGGCGCATCA